In one window of Mercurialis annua linkage group LG4, ddMerAnnu1.2, whole genome shotgun sequence DNA:
- the LOC126678723 gene encoding uncharacterized protein LOC126678723 isoform X2, with amino-acid sequence MAVARLEGAWACLYAAFPLHFCKEDSFHISNLYLTYKNSFIQAAWTRRSRGELAKKTNRKSWKQRTDMYMRPFLLNVFFSKRFIHAKVMHRGTSKVISVASTNAKDLRNTLPSLIDHSACRIAGKLIAERSKDADVYAIAYEPRKNERIDGKLGIVIDTIKENGIIFV; translated from the exons ATGGCTGTTGCACGGTTAGAGGGTGCGTGGGCATGTTTGTATGCAGCCTTCCCCTTGCATTTTTGCAAAGAGGACTCTTTTCACATCTCAAACCTGTATCTTACATATAAG AATTCTTTTATTCAAGCGGCGTGGACGAGGAGATCTCGAGGAGAACTTGCAAAAAAAACTAATCGGAAATCATGGAAACAGAGGACGGACATGTATATGAGACCATTCTTACTGAATGTTTTCTTTTCAAAGAGATTCATCCATGCCAAAGTTATGCACAGAGGAACAAGCAAAGTGATATCAGTTGCTTCTACAAATGCCAAGGATCTTAGAAACACTTTACCATCACTTATAGATCACAGTGCTTGTAGAATCGCCGGGAAGCTTATCGCTGAGAGATCGAAAGACGCTGATGTATATGCAATCGCTTATGAACCTCGAAAGAATGAGCGAATCGATGGTAAGCTTGGGATTGTTATCGACACTATTAAGGAGAATGGGATTATATTTGTTTAA